TAAATTTTATTCCAGGAACATCGACAATTGAACAAGTAGAATTTTCTTGATTGATGTCCATTTTTACATTTACAACTGCATATTGTGATAAATACATCACTTTACCGGAAAGGACCGGCTCTTCCTTTGAATTGAAAGCGACAAAGCCTCTTATTAAAACGGTATTGGAATAGTCTACATTCATCGTTTCAGCATCTCCATCCTCTATAGCAGCTGATCTGATCTGAGATTCGATCCGAGTAATCCTTGTATCTTGAGAGGAATTGAGAAAGTCAAAAATTGAATGTTTTTTGAGATAGTTTTCTTTAAAAAATTTACAAATACTAATGGGCATAAAAAAAAGATCCAGCCCGATAGTATCCTGATGAATTTTTTTTAGTCGTTTAATTTTTTTTACTTTTTCATCTCCATAAATCTGAAGTTCTCTTTTCACACCATCATTTGGCCATACCTCCCCAAATTCAATTAGTTCATATGACACATCATAACCTTGATCTTCCATGAGAGATCGCCACGATGTGGATGGTGAAATTAAATCGGTAATCTTTTTTACTGACACAAATGAACCTCGTCCATGGACTTTGAATATATCACCACTGTATTCCAAACGAAGTAAAGCATTTCGGATTGTTATTCGGCTTGTGTTGTATACCTTCATTAATTGAGATTCTGAAGGAAGTGGATTGTTAGGCAACAGATGACCCTCATCAATATTCTTTTTTATTATATCAGCCATTTGTACATAAAGTGGAACTGAGCTTTCTTTTTCTAATGGGAAAAATTTCATCTTTCCTCCTCAGAATTATTGAGTATCTTCATAAAAATTATCTTATTATTACACAATATAATATATTATGACATGTTATAATGAGTTGGGAATTTGTTGTCAATCATTTTTTGAATTTTTTTATTAGGATATTATTTTTTGGTTGCTTAGACTGAAAGAAATATTTTTTGAAGCAAGTCAATAATATTGTTAATGTCCGCTTCGGTGTGACAGGCATTCACCTGGAACCGGATGGTTTCATCGCCCTTGGGGACCACTGGAAACGTGAGTCCCACCACCAGCACCCCGTGATCGAACAGGGAATGAACCAGGTGATGGGTTTTTCCGGTATCCCGCACCATCAGGGGAACCACGGGATGCGGTCCTGGGATCGATTCCAGCCCCAGCCCGTCAAGACCCTGCCGGAACTGAGCGGTCCGTTCTTTCAGGTGGTGCAGCAGTGCAAGCCCCTGGTCACTGTCACAGATATCGATGGCCGTGACGGCGGCCGCGCAGTCGGCCACGCTCAGGGGGTTGGTGTAAATATAAGTGTCGGCCTTTTGTCGCACCGCCTCGATGATGGCGGGACTGGCCGCGATGAACCCGCCGTTGACCCCGAAGGCCTTGCCGAATGTGCCCACCACCACATCCGGCCAGGCACCGGCGTATTCCGGGGTGCCCCGGCCGTTATCCCCATAGGCCCCGATGCCGTGGGAGTCATCCACCACCGTGATCACCCCGTCTTTGAATCGGTCTTGGTATTCACTGCAGATAGCGACGATCTCATTGATGGGTGCATAATCCCCCCGCATGCTGAAAATGCCGTCAAACACCACCACCACCCGTTCCATGTCCGGGCTCACCGCATCCAGGCACCGCCTAAGATCCGTCATGTCGTTATGCTTGAAGATGCCTTTATGGGTGCTGGGGATATTGGTGATGCGCATGGCCCGGATAATGGAGTTGTGGTTGAGCTGGTCCCCGATCCAGTGGGTTTTTTTATTGGAGATGGCCAGGGCCAGGCCGCAGTTAGAGGTGTAGGCGGAGTTGAATATTTTGGCTGCCGGTTTTTTCACGAATTCGGCAATTCTTTTTTCCAGCCGAATGTGGTGGACAAACGTACCGTCGATGAACCTCACCGCTCCCGGGCCCACGCCGAATTCACGGGTGGCTTGGTCTGCGCTTTTCACAAGATCCGGATGATTGGACAGTGACAAATATGAATTGGAATTCATGCGAATGAAGTCTTTGTCATTGCCGGCCAGCCGGTACCGGGGACCCAGGTCCCCTTTCGGTGGGACATAGCCGGTGATGATACGCTCGGGCGGCTTGGCCCGGCCCTCCTCCTTCAGTTGGTTGATTTCCTGTGCTAAAGAGATGTCCACTCGGTCTGTGCTCATGATCTTTTGCTCCCGTCAGAATTGATAGGTTTGTGTTAATCCCACTTCAGAATGACCTTGCCCGATTGTCCGGACCGCATCATCTCAAATCCCTTTTCAAACTCGGTAAAGTGAAACCGGTGGGTGATCAAAGGAGAGATATCCAGCCCGGTCTGGATCATGCTGGTCATCTTGTACCAGGTCTCATACATTTCCCGGCCGTAGATTCCCTTGATGGTCAGCATGTTGAATACCACCTTGTTCCAGTCAATGGACGTGTTGTCCGGCATGATGCCCAGCAGGGCGATTTTGCCGCCATGGCACATGTTGTCCAGCATCGTGTTCAGGGCCGCCGGGTTGCCGGACATCTCCATGCCCACATCAAACCCTTCCTTCATTCCCAGGGTTTTCTGAGCGTTGGCCACGGTGTCATGGCTGACGTCAACGGTCAGGGTGGCTCCGGCTTTTTCAGCCAGAGATAGGCGGAAGGGGTTCACGTCCGTGATCACGACATGCCGGGCCCCGGCATGTCGGGCAATGGCGGCGGCCATGCACCCGATGGGGCCGGCCCCGGTAATGAGCACATCTTCCCCCAGCACGTCAAAGGACAGAGCCGTGTGGGTTGCGTTACCCAGGGGATCGAAACAGGCCAGAATATCCGTGGAAATGGTGTTGTCGCAATACCAGACATTGGTCACCGGGATGGCCAGGTACTGGGCAAAGGCCCCGTCCCGGTTGACGCCCACGCCTCTGGTGTTCTTGCACAGATGTCGGCGGCCGGCCAGGCAGTTTCTGCAAAGGCCGCAGACCAGATGCCCCTCACCGGAAACCAGGTCTCCTTTCTTGAAATCCGTAACATGGGACCCCACCGCTTCAATGGTCCCCACAAATTCATGCCCGATGGGCATGGGCACGGGAATGGTCTTCTGAGACCATGCGTCCCAGTTGTAGATGTGGACATCGGTACCGCAGATGGCGGTTTTGACGATTTTGATGAGCACTTCGTTGTGCTGAATCTCTGGCACCGGTACGTCCCGGAGCCACAGTCCGGGGACCGGTTCAGCTTTGACCAGTGCTTTCATAGTTTTCAATAGAATCTCCTTTTGCTTGCTATGGTTTTTTACCCGATCACCGAATAAGTGCTGTCCGGGTTGAGCTCCCGGTTCCTGGAAAAGGCGCCCATATCGAAGGTAACGCCGGTTCGGGGCAGCAGAAACTGCAAAGGGTGCAGATCGTGGTCCTGCCCTTTTTTTTCGTTATATTCAATCAATTCCGACATCATCATCCCGGCCACCGGGGCATTCTTGTACTGATTGCCCGAAGACCCTATGGCCATGTAAAACCCGTTGAGGTCGCTCTTGTCATAAATGGGAAGCCAGTCGCTGGAAACATCGTAGAGTTCGGCAAAGCCTTTCCGGGTGTTGGGAATGCCCAGCTCCGGCATTCGCCGGGCTGCCCGGTATACCTGTGCACGCCACTGGACATCGGTGGTGTTCCGGTTGAAATCATCCGGGTCTTCAATCCATTGATGAGTATCGCACCGGGGATCTTCACTGCCCACCAGAATGGAATTGCCCACTTCCGGGCGCAGGTATATGCCGTTGTCACCGTCGGAAATCTGGGCGCCTCTGGATTCAAAATTAAATCCTGCCGGGGCAGGTACAAAGGACACCTCATGCCGTTCCGGCCGGGTCTTGATGTTGTTTTTTTCCGCCACGCCGGCCATCTGGTTGATGTGGCTGGAATGGGGACCGGCCACGTTGATGACGATGCCGGCCTCAAACCGCCGGCCGTCTTTGAGTGCCACGCCGGTGACCCCGTGCTGGTCTGTCAGGATCTTGACAATGTGGGCATTGAACAGGAACCGGGCCCCTTTGGATTCAGCTGCCACCTGGACGTTGTGGGCGGACAGTTTCGGGTCGGACATGTAACCGGCCTCCGGGCAGAACAGCGCCCCTTCCAGCAGGGTGTTTCTTTCACTGAAAAAATCCGTATCTGCTTCTGGCCGGGTCGGGGGCCAGAATTCCCGGTTGCTCAGGACGGGCATGCGTTCAGACAATGTCTTTGCATCCCAGTTTTCATAAGGGACCCCCACGGTGTCCCAGTGGGTGGCAATTTTTTTCCAGTTCCGGTCCCGGGATTTGATCATGATGGATCCGCACTGGTTATACCGGGCCATGCCCCAGGGATCTTTCACTTCGCAGTATTCCTCCCAGTTCTGCCAGATCTTGAACCCTTCCCAGGCAAACGCCACGCCTTCCAGGGTGGAGTAATGGGCCCGGACAATGGCACAGGAGCCTGACGTTGATCCGGCCCCGGAATCTCCCATTTTGTCGATACTCAAAGTGTGATAGCCTTTTTGGGTCAGTTCAAATGCGATACAGTTGCCGATGATGCCGCATCCGATGATAATTACGTCGAGTTTCTGAGTCATTTCAAATTACCTTTCATCAATTATCTAATGTTCAAAATTCTCAAAAAGGGCCGCTTGGCTTGGGTGGATACTGAATAGATCATGATGTTCCCCTTAATATGTCCAATGGTTGATAAGTGTGATGCGTTTTTTGTCGTCCCTCATTTTAAGGTTAATGTAAAATATCTGGACATTTTTTATGTGTCAAGAATTTTTTTATATTTTTTTTGGATAAAATAGATTTTTTTTATATATTTTTTATGAATTGGGCATTAAAGGGATAGTGCCGGTTCTGTCAGAAAAAGTGTCGGCAGGAATCTTCTTTTTTTTGGGAACAGAATGCGATATATGGGGAGTGGCGGTGAAAAGGGTTCGCAAGTATCCCTCTTCCGTGGTTTAATGGGAGATATGGGTGTGCTGTAAAAGGAGAAGAAAATTATGACACTGATGGACGGCAACCTTGATGACCTGGAGATCTATGTAATCAAGGCACTCCAAGAAAATGCCAGGCGGTCGTATAAAAGCATCGCAAAAGAGCTGGAAGTTTCCGAGAGCACCATTGCCAACCGCGTGAACCGGCTTATTGAGAAGAAAATTTTAAAGCTGGAAGCCCGAATCAACCCGTTTGGCTTGTCTCACAAGATCAGTGCCCTGCTGGGTGTCAACCTGTATGACCGGTCCCATTCCACAACCATGGAGGAAATCGAGCAGCTGCCGCAGGTAACGGCGGTGTGGGCGACGACCGGAAAGTATGATCTCTTTTTGGAAGTGCTGGTGGATTCAATCATCGAACTGAACGATTTTATTTTTGCCGGCGGGCTTGGCAGGATTAAAAATGTCTCTTTCACCGAAACCCATATCATGCTCAACTCCAACACCAAATATTTTAAAATTTACTAAATTGTGCGGGAAGCCGTTCGGGATGACAGGGTGTTTGGTCTCCGGCCGGCAACAGCCGGGCCGGGATGCACCCGGATCCGGCTGGTCGGCTGTCCGGGCCTGCCGGCATCCCTGAGGATGCTCAGCAGGCTTTCAGACATATTCAGCGTGATGGTGATCATTCCACGGCCAGGTTGAATTTTTCCAGTGTTTCTCTGGTGGGAATCCCGTTGGTGTCCCATCCCCGGGCCGCATAATACGCATCCAGCATCTCTTCGATTACGGCAAATTCCACCTTGTGCCCCTTGTTGGGGCCCGAAGGAATGGGCTCTTCGTAAAACCGCGGGGGCGGATAATCATATTTCCGGCCGAAATCCGGGATTTCTCTTTTATTGAACATCCGGTTCAAATGCCAGATCTTTTCGGAAAGATGGAGCAGGTCTTTGTTGAAATCCAGCTTTTTTCCGGTGGCACAATAATACAGTTCCTCATAATAATGGGTTTCCAGGCCGATTTCCATGTACTGGAGCCGGCAGGTGCCAAGAATGTCGAATGCCGGTCGCAGGTGCTGGGACTTGAGTACCAGGGGCACCACGTTTTTGTGGTCTGCCTTGGGGATGGTTTCGAAATTTGCGCCCTGGGAGATGAGATCATGGACATTGGCATCCTGGCTGCCGCCCACGGCATTGGCCACATCCGATCCCAGAACCCAGCACCGGTTGTGGTGGGCCCCCACATCTGCGGTCATGTATCCCAGCATCAAGCCGGGCGCGTTTCTGGATTCATACCCGGTCCATTCCAGGCCTTTGACATGGATGGCAAATTTGTCGCTGTCTCCCCCGATCTTTTCAGCGGCTTTTTTGACGCCGTTGGCCAGAACATCTCCGATGCCCTCTCTTTTTGCAATTTTTTTCAGGATGTGGACGATGGAGTCAAGATCCCCCCATGTCACGTCCATGCCCATCTCTTGTTTTGAGATCAGGCCTTTTTCATAACATTCCAGGGCAAAGGAAACCACGGCCCCGCCCGAGCAGGTGTCTAAGCCGAGTTCATCACATACCCAGTTGACATGGGCCACGGCATGGATGTCGGACAGTTCGCAGTTGCTGCCCACCAGGGCCAGGGTTTCGTATTCCGGGCCTTCCACATATTTGTTGCCCAGCGCAGTTTTTGACAGCCCGTATTTGCCGCAGGGAATGGGGCAGGAAAAACACCCTTTGTCCGTGATTTTCAGTTCGTCCAGGATGGCTTTGCCGTTGATCTTGTCCGCGTAATCGCAATGGGAGGTGGCAAAGTTGCGGGTGGGTAAAGCCCCCACATCATTGCACCAGTTGGTGATACCGGCCGTGCCTTCCGGGGTCCAGCCCTTGAAACCGGGTTTTTCCCGGCACGCGGCATAGGTGGCCTTGCCTTTTTTGAGCAGGCCCTTGGGATCGAACACGGGGATGTCTTGGGTGCCCCGCACGGCAATGGCCTTGATGTTTTTGGAGCCCAAGACCGCGCCGATGCCGGTGCGGCCGGCCTGGCGGCCGAAATCATGGGAGATGCAGGCAAAGTTGACCATTCGCTCCCCGGCCTCGCCGATGGTCAGAATCTGGAATTCCCGGCCCAGATCGTTTTTCAAAATCTCTTCCACGGCTGTGGAGCCTTTGCCCCACAAATGCCCGGCCGGCCGGATCTCCACGGTGTCATTATCTATGAAGATATAGGAAGGTTCTTTGGCCCGTCCCGTCAATATGGTGACGTCATACCCGGCATATTTCATGGTCACCCCGAAATGCCCCCCCATGTTGCTGTCGCCATATCCGCCCGTGGCCGGGGATTTGGCGGCAAAATGGGTTTTGCCGGCCGCCGGCAGAAACAGGCCGCTCAACGGCCCCATGGCAATGACAAACCGGTTGTCCGGGCCTAAGGGGTCTGCGCCAGCCGGAATTTCATCGTACAGAATTTTGGCCGTGAATCCCCGGCCGCCGATAAAATCGTCCACCCATTCCTGTTTTAAGGGTTGTTTTTCAATGGTACGGGTGCTCAGATCGATTCTCAGCGTGTGTCCTGCATATCCGTATAACATGATAATCCTCCTTTTCCCTCTATTTGAAGCTCAGTGCATCCCGGGGACACACTTCCACACACTGCCGGCAGTTGATGCATTTGTAGGGCATGCCGTCATCATCCACCATCATTACGTTTTCCGGGCAGGCGGAAACACACGCCAGGCACCCGTCGCATTTTTTCATGTCAATGCGCCAGGTGTCTTTGACCCGATGGATGGCCCCGGTGGGGCAGGCATCCGCACACGCCCCGCACTGATTGCAGATGGCCACCTCGAAAATGCCGGGCTCGGGAAACCGGGGCATGACCCGGAGCATGGCCTTGGACGGATTGATTATTTTCAGATTCTGCAATGAACACACCAGTTCGCAGGCCCGGCACCCGGAACAGGTTTCATGGTTGAATGATAGTGTCATCCCTGTCTCTCCTTGGCTTGAATGGTTGACCTTTTTTGACCCTGTTGCACCATAGCATGTCTGGGGCAAAAATGTATAACGCATTGTTTTCATGAAAGGATATGAATCCGATTCATATAAACTGCCGTTCAGCCGGTGCCAGTAAGATGGATTCGCCCGAAGGTTTAAGCGGATTCTGGTGTCAGACCATGCCTTTTTTGCGGTAGCTGCGCATCAATGACCCGTCGATAACAAAAAACAAAAGGATGGGCAGCAGCAGGAAAATCAGGGTCAGAATCGCGGCCAGGGACCGGTTGGAAGAAGCGAGCAGCGGCATCAGAAACCCGGTAAAAGAAGGCACGGTTCCCCCGCCCATGAGAAATACCAGAAAATATTCGGAAAACGCCACCAGAAACACCACACTGCCGCCGGCGATCATGGCCGGCACCAGCAACGGCAGCTCCACCCGCCAGAAAATCGTTACCGGACCGGCCCCCAGGTTTCTGGCACACACACGGTATTCTTCTCCCAGGGTCTGGAATCCCGTCACCAGAGCCCGGAACATGTAAGGGTAGGTGAACAGGGCCAGGATCAGCACCACCCCGGCCACGGTGTCGGCCAGAGACAGCCGGATGAACACCACATGCAGTCCCATGGCAAAAGTCATGGGCGGCACCAGGGCCGGGGTCAGCACCAGGGCTTCCATGAGCCGCTTGCCGGCAAAGCGGTTCCTGGCGAATGCGGCGGCCGGGGTCAGGCACATGCCCAGGGTGACCAACACCGTGGCCACAGAATACAAAAATGAAGAGACCAGAGACGAAACAATCTGATCCTGGTGGGTGATCAGAAATTGAATGCCCGTAAAAGAAAATTGCGCCGGCCACAGGTCCGGAAACCGCCACCCCGGGGCCAGGCCCACCAGCAAAAGGATTGCCGCGGGCAGGGCGAACAGGCTGAAAAGCAGCACCAAAACGAGGGTGTGGGAAAAAAGTTTCACAGTTTTCGGACCCCGTTTTCCAGATGGGTGACGGTTTTGGAGTAGGCAATGATGAACAGCACGGCAAAGCAGAACATCAGCGTCAGAATGGCCATGGCTTCAGGCCGCCGGGCCAGGTCATGCTTGAAATACAGGTCAAAAACATGGAGGCTGAGCATGCCGGGCCGGCTTTCGCTCAAAATGTAAGGAATGTCAAATGCCCCGAAGCTGTAGAGAAACAGGATGATGAAACTGGTGTGCATCGCCGGGGCCAGCCTTGGCAGCACAATGGAAAAAAAGATGCACCGTTTCGATGCCCCCAGCATGGCTGCCGTCTGGATCTGCCGGACATCGAACCGCACCAGCAGGGCCAGGATCAAAAGCATGGCAAACGGGGTGCCTTTCAGGGTATAGGCCAGGATCATGCCTAAGCCCCAGCCGGAATACAATACATTGGGAAAATCCGGCATGGACTGGATCAGGCCCAGGTGATAGGCCAGAGACGAAAGGATTCCGGACTGGCTCCAGAAAATCAGCACCACAAATGCCACGGCAATATGGGGCAGGATCAGCGGAATTTTGTACATCAGGGCGGCTCCGGCCAGGGCCTTGGGCAGCTGCCAGACCCGGTAGGCCAGAAAGGTGCCGGCTGCCACGGACCCGGCCGCCGATGTCAGGGCCACGCCCAGGGAAAACCCGAAGGACGCGAAAAAGGACGGGTCCGACAGGATGATGTTATAGGCCGCCAGGATCCCGCCCGTATGGGGCAGGGGGGTGAAGATCCCTAAGGACTGGCACACCGTCAGAAACACCCCGCCGCAGAACAGCACCACAAACGGCAAAATCAACGGGCTGAGTTTCAGAATCAGTATGGCGGTCCGGCTACCGATCAAGGACATGGGTTTTCCAGTCCTGTTCCAGGGATTCCAGATATTGGGCCGGTATCTCGGGCACGGCAACGGCAGCCAGCTGATCCGGTGTCAGGGTGGCGGGTCCCAGGTCCACGGTCTCAAACCGCTGCCGGTCCTTTGGAGTCAACCGATTCATGGCCAGAACCGGAAAATCCCCCCAGTTCTCCGGCTGAAATTTGGATACCTGGGCATCCACGGACACCAGAAAATTTGCCAGCACCATGGCCCCGGCCTTGTTGGGGGCGTTAAAGGCAATGGCCGTGAAATGGGTATTGAAAATGGATCCGTCCTTTAATGCAAAGGTTCTGACCGTGTCCGGATAACTGCCCGCCATAATCATGTTCTGGGCGTGGGGCGGATGATAGGACATGCCGAACGCCACCTCTCCCCTGGCAAACAGCGTATCCAGAAATGCGTTGTCCTTGGGGTAGGTTCGGCCCTTCTGCCATAAAAACGGCTTGATCTGGTTGAGCCAGTCCCACAGCAAAGGGGCGTTTTTTTCATACAGGTCCGGATCCCACCCGGCCATGTATTGGCCGTGCCCGCCCGTGACTGCATAGAAAATGTGGCGGATAAAAGCTGAACCCGTGAAATCCGGGGGCTGGGGATAGGTGAACTGGCCGGGGTTGTCCATGATCCACTGTTTGAGGGCCGCCACCGTGTCCGGCGGAATTTCCGTCCGGTTTGTGTCATACTCGAGCACGAACTGGGCCCGGCCAAAAGGGGCTTCAAATCCGTCCACGGGAAATCCGAAATCATGGGTGATGCTGTCCGGGTCCACATACTGCTTCACATGGGGCAGGTGCCCGGCAAACGGGCCGAACAGCAGGCCGGCCTGTTTTGCATTCTTGAAGTTCTCCCCGTTGATCCACAGCAGGTCGATGGTTCCCGTGGTTTTGCCGGCTGCTTTTTCGTTGAGCAGTTTGTTGATAAACACCCCGGCATCCATGGGGACCCGCTTCACATGGATATCATAGCGCTGTTTCATCTCTTTGGCCACAAACGTGTCCACCCAGGTATTGACATGGGTCCATCCCCCGTACATGTACCAGCTGACCCGGGACCCCCGGGCCTGTGCTTCAATCCGGTCAAACGGGATGTCCGGCAGGGTGCCGCCAGTGACCCGGACGGGCAGGAACATGGTGAGAAAGACAGGCAACATCAGGGTCAACAACAGGGACATGGATCTGAACTTATTCATCACAGGTTCTCCTTTAAATTAAAGGTTGTATTCGAATCTGTCGAACAATCCGGTCAAAACGGATACGTTAAAACGGCCGGTACCGCAGGGACACGGGCTGATCCCTGTCAAACCGGTCATTCTGGCTGTATATGGTGTAAGTCTGGCTGCCTGCGGCCACCCCATACACGGTGTAGTGGCCGGCAAAGGTTTTTTCCGTGATGCGGCCGAATCCCTCCGGGTCTGCAATGATGGCCAGGTTTTCGGGCCGGGCCGGAAGAGGTGTCCCGTTCAGGGAGCCGGCCACGGCCTCATCCACCCGGAACAACGGGAACAGCGACGGGGGAATCTCGTTCACCGGACCCAGAAACCGGGCTACAGCCGGGGTAGCCGAGTGGAAATACACCTGCCTGGGGGTGTCGAACTGTTGAACCCGGCCGTCCAGCAAAACCCCGATGCGGTCGGACATGGCAAAGGCTTCTTCCAGGTCATGGGTGACGCTGATGGTGGGAATGCCGAACGCCTGCTGGGTGGTGCGGATGAACCGGGCCGTCTCCATTTTCAGGTTCCGGTCCAGGTTGGCAAAAGGTTCATCCAGCAAGAGCACGGCCGGGTTCACGATCATGGCCCGTGCAATGGCCACCCGCTGTTTCTGGCCGGCGGACAGCTGGGCCGGATACTGGTCTGCCTGGGGGGCCAGTTTAAAATAATCCAGCATCCGGTCCACCTGGTTTTTGATCTGTTTTTTTTCCATGTGCCGGGCCTTGAGCCCGAATCCGATATTCTGTCGCACCGTCATGGCGGGAAACAGGACATAATCCTGAAACACAATGATCACGGGATGGTGTTTGCTCACGGGTTCGGAAAAAGCCACTTCTCCCTGGTCCGGGATTTCCAGTCCGGCGATAATTTTGAGCAGGGTGGTTTTGCCGGCCCCGGACGGCCCCACAATGGAAACCAGCTCCCTGGCGTTCACGGCAAAGCCGATGGATTCCAGAACGGGCTGGTGTTTATAGGATTTGCCTATGTGACGGAGTGTAATATCCATGGGATATCCGACAGATACTGTTGAATTTTGGCAAAGGTGTCCGGGTTCCGGATGGGCCGGTTTGTGTGTGTATATTCATACCAGGCCATGAAACACCAGGACAGGGCCCGCAGCAGAATGGTTTTTTCCATGACACGGGATTTTTCCATAAGGTCGTTAAACAGCATGTCCGGGCATGCCTGCTGGTGATAGGTTTGCAGAAAGGTTTTTTTATCTGCCGGAGTTAAAAGGATGTCGGTTTTCCACAGCGTGGTGGTGGGCACCATGAAATGGCCCAGATCCTGGTACCGGCAGGAGACCACGGCCTTTTCCCAGTCCACCAGACAGGCCCGGTCCGGGCTGATGAGAAAATTGCCGGAGTTCACTTCAGTATTCACCAGGCACAAGGGTTCTGCTTCAAACAGGGGCCGGGTATCTCTGGCAAGGGACAGGAGAGTATCATGATAGGACAGGATCTGTGCCTGTTCCTTTTTCAGGGGATGATCGGCAAACCGGTGGAGCAGGCCATGACTTTCCCGGGCGATATCGTTCACGGGGTCGGCCTGGACAATCAGCCCGTCCGGCACACAAGTGGTGTGAACTCTGGCAAAAATTCGGGCCGCCGTGTCCAGATCCCGGGTGTAATCCAAGGGGGTTCCCGGCACAAAGGTCATGAGCAGGGCCCCGCCTCCCAGCGGGTCCGGATGGGGGTGACAGGCCAGGGGTTTCGGCGTGACCCCGGAATCGGCCAGCGCCTTCAATACGTTGAATTCATAGGCGATCTGATCATCTCCCAGGCCCAGCTGGCTGCCGTGGTTGATGCGCAGCACACAGGGGCCGGCATTAGAATCGACCCGGTAATTGGCATTGTATTCCCCGGCCGCCAGAAAAGAGACGCGAAAGGGCGGGGACACCCAGCCGGCATCAGTGAGAAACTGCTGTATCTGTTCCAGTCTGTCTGTATCCGGCATGGTCGTGTTGCTCCAGCTCCCTGGGAATTTAACTGTAAACAGCGGTGTATCCGTTCAGAGTTGTTGTCTGGATTTGATCGCACTTTTTTCCGATACAACTGCCGGGGTTATATCATCTTTGGGATC
Above is a window of Desulfotignum balticum DSM 7044 DNA encoding:
- a CDS encoding ABC transporter permease, encoding MKLFSHTLVLVLLFSLFALPAAILLLVGLAPGWRFPDLWPAQFSFTGIQFLITHQDQIVSSLVSSFLYSVATVLVTLGMCLTPAAAFARNRFAGKRLMEALVLTPALVPPMTFAMGLHVVFIRLSLADTVAGVVLILALFTYPYMFRALVTGFQTLGEEYRVCARNLGAGPVTIFWRVELPLLVPAMIAGGSVVFLVAFSEYFLVFLMGGGTVPSFTGFLMPLLASSNRSLAAILTLIFLLLPILLFFVIDGSLMRSYRKKGMV
- a CDS encoding ABC transporter substrate-binding protein, which translates into the protein MNKFRSMSLLLTLMLPVFLTMFLPVRVTGGTLPDIPFDRIEAQARGSRVSWYMYGGWTHVNTWVDTFVAKEMKQRYDIHVKRVPMDAGVFINKLLNEKAAGKTTGTIDLLWINGENFKNAKQAGLLFGPFAGHLPHVKQYVDPDSITHDFGFPVDGFEAPFGRAQFVLEYDTNRTEIPPDTVAALKQWIMDNPGQFTYPQPPDFTGSAFIRHIFYAVTGGHGQYMAGWDPDLYEKNAPLLWDWLNQIKPFLWQKGRTYPKDNAFLDTLFARGEVAFGMSYHPPHAQNMIMAGSYPDTVRTFALKDGSIFNTHFTAIAFNAPNKAGAMVLANFLVSVDAQVSKFQPENWGDFPVLAMNRLTPKDRQRFETVDLGPATLTPDQLAAVAVPEIPAQYLESLEQDWKTHVLDR
- a CDS encoding ABC transporter ATP-binding protein — translated: MDITLRHIGKSYKHQPVLESIGFAVNARELVSIVGPSGAGKTTLLKIIAGLEIPDQGEVAFSEPVSKHHPVIIVFQDYVLFPAMTVRQNIGFGLKARHMEKKQIKNQVDRMLDYFKLAPQADQYPAQLSAGQKQRVAIARAMIVNPAVLLLDEPFANLDRNLKMETARFIRTTQQAFGIPTISVTHDLEEAFAMSDRIGVLLDGRVQQFDTPRQVYFHSATPAVARFLGPVNEIPPSLFPLFRVDEAVAGSLNGTPLPARPENLAIIADPEGFGRITEKTFAGHYTVYGVAAGSQTYTIYSQNDRFDRDQPVSLRYRPF
- a CDS encoding phosphotransferase family protein, with the protein product MPDTDRLEQIQQFLTDAGWVSPPFRVSFLAAGEYNANYRVDSNAGPCVLRINHGSQLGLGDDQIAYEFNVLKALADSGVTPKPLACHPHPDPLGGGALLMTFVPGTPLDYTRDLDTAARIFARVHTTCVPDGLIVQADPVNDIARESHGLLHRFADHPLKKEQAQILSYHDTLLSLARDTRPLFEAEPLCLVNTEVNSGNFLISPDRACLVDWEKAVVSCRYQDLGHFMVPTTTLWKTDILLTPADKKTFLQTYHQQACPDMLFNDLMEKSRVMEKTILLRALSWCFMAWYEYTHTNRPIRNPDTFAKIQQYLSDIPWILHSVT
- a CDS encoding ABC transporter permease, translated to MSLIGSRTAILILKLSPLILPFVVLFCGGVFLTVCQSLGIFTPLPHTGGILAAYNIILSDPSFFASFGFSLGVALTSAAGSVAAGTFLAYRVWQLPKALAGAALMYKIPLILPHIAVAFVVLIFWSQSGILSSLAYHLGLIQSMPDFPNVLYSGWGLGMILAYTLKGTPFAMLLILALLVRFDVRQIQTAAMLGASKRCIFFSIVLPRLAPAMHTSFIILFLYSFGAFDIPYILSESRPGMLSLHVFDLYFKHDLARRPEAMAILTLMFCFAVLFIIAYSKTVTHLENGVRKL